The genomic stretch GGCCGGCTCCTGCGCTTCAAGCTGCGCGAGGACATCCGCTGGACCGACGGCGTGCCGCTGACCGCCGAGGACGTCGAGTTCACCTACAAGCTGATGATCGATCCCAAGACGCCCACGCCGTATTCCGGCGACTACGACCGGGTCAAGGAATTCAAGGTCACGGGGCCGTACAGCTTCGAGGTCCGCTACGACGAGCCCTTTGCCCGCGCCCTGGTCACCTGGGCCCACGACATTCTCCCGAAGCACGCGCTCAAGGGCGAAGACCTGCTGAACACCAGGTACAGCCGCGAACCTCTCGGTGCCGGGCCGTACAGGCTCAAGGAGTGGATTCCCGGCCGCCGCATCGTGCTCACGGCCAACGAGGACTACTTTCTCGGCAGGCCCTACATCGACGAGATCGTCTACCGCATCATCCCGGACCAGGCCACCCAGTTTCTGGAACTCAAGGCGGGCAATCTGGACTTCATGGGGCTTTCGCCCATGGACTACGTCTATCAGACCAGCGGGCCGGACTGGACCGAGCGCTTCAACAAATATCGATACCTGAGCGCCGGGTACACCTACATGGCCTACAACCTGGAACATCCGATCTTTTCGGACCGCCGCGTGCGGCGCGCCCTGGCCCATGCCATCGACAAGCGGGAAATCGTCAAGGGCGTGCTCCTGGGGCTTGGGCAGCCCGCCGTGGGACCGTTTCAGCCCGGAACCTGGGCCTACCGCGACGACATCGAGCCGTTCCGCTACGATCCGGAACTGGCGCGCAGGATGCTGGCCGAGGCGGGCTGGGAGGACCACGACGGGGACGGCGTTCTGGACAAGGACGGCCGCGCCTTTTCCTTCACCCTGCTGACCAACCAGGGCAACGCGCAGCGCCAGCGCGCCGCCACCATCATCCAGTACCGGCTGGCGCAGATCGGCATCAAGGTGGACATCCGCGCGGTGGAGTGGGCCACCTTTCTGCATGAATTCGTGGACAAGGGCCGTTTCGACGCGCTCATTCTGGCCTGGACCACTCCTGCCGAGCCCGATCCCTACTCCGTCTGGCATTCGGACAACGCCAAGGACGGAGGGCTGAATTTCGTCCGCTACCGCAATCCCGAGCTGGACCGGCTCGTGGACGCGGCCCGGAGAACCCTTGACCGGGAGGCCCGTCGTAAGATGTACTGGCGCGTGCAGGAAATCCTGCATGAGGACCAGCCCTACTGTTTCCTGTACGTGCCCATGTCCCTGCCCATCGTGGCCGCGCGCGTGCAGGGCATCGCCCCCGCGCCGGCGGGCATCGGCTACAATTCCGACCGCTGGTGGATACCCGAACCCCTGCAGGGCTCGCAGCCCCGCTTGATCCAATAGAAGACGAGCCCGCATGATCCGCATCAACGAGATTACCGACAAGGTCGCTTCCTACATCGACAAGCCCGATCTGGCCTTGATCCAGAAGGCGTACGTCTTTTCCGCCCAGGCCCACGAGGGCGTGGTGCGCCGTTCGGGCGAACCCTACATTTCCCACCCCCTGTCCGTCGCCTACATCCTGGCCGAAATGCAGATGGACGAGCCTACCGTGGCGGCCGGACTGCTTCACGACACCGTGGAGGACACCGAGACTTCGCTGGACGAGATCGACGAGCTTTTCGGCGAGGAAGTGGCCGACATCGTCAACGGCGTGACCAAAATTTCAAAGATGGAATTCGAGTCCAAGGCCATGGCCCAGGGCGAGAACATCCGCAAGATGATCCTGGCCATGGCCGAGGACATCCGCGTGCTCATGGTCAAGCTGGCGGACCGGCTGCACAACATGCGCACGCTGCAATACATGAAGTCCATGAAGCAGCGGCTCATCGCCCAGGAAACCAAGGAAATCTACGCTCCCCTGGCCAACAGGCTCGGCCTGCACCGGCTCAAGATCGAGCTGGAGGATCTCTGCCTCCAGTATCTGCACCCCGACATCTTCGAGCAGCTCAGCGAAGGGGTGCGCCAGCACCACACCTCCGGCCAGGAGTACATCGAGAAGGTCATCGACCTGGTCAGCGAGATGCTCCGCAAGAACAAGATCCGGGGCCGGGTCTTCGGCAGGACCAAGCATCTCAACTCGACCTACAACAAGATGCTCCAGCAGAAGCTGACCCTGGACGAAGTCTACGACCTCATCGCCTTTCGCGTGGTCGTGGATTCCATCAAGGACTGCTACGCCGTGCTCGGCCTGGTCCACTCCATCTGGAAACCCGTGCCGGGGCGCTTCAAGGACTATATCTCCACGCCCAAGGCGAACATGTACCAGTCCCTGCACACCACCGTGGTGGGGCCGGACGGCGAGCGCATCGAGATCCAGATCCGTACGGAAGAGATGCACCGCGTGGCCGAATACGGCGTGGCCGCGCACTGGCAATACAAGGAAGGCGTCAAGGGGCAGCGCAAGCGCGGCCCGTCCGAGCGCGACGCCGAGCGCTTCACCTGGCTGCGGCAGATCATGGACTGGCAGCGCGAGCTGTCCGACCCGCGCGAGTTCATGGCCTCGCTGCGTTTCGACCTCTTTCAGGACGAGGTCTACGTGTTCACTCCGGCGGGCGACATCAAGGAGCTTCCCGAAGGGGCCACTCCCGTGGACTTCGCCTACGCCATCCATACCGAGGTCGGCGACCATTGCACCGGCGGCAAGGTCAACGGCAGAATCGTGCCGCTCTCCACCCCCCTGAAGAACGGCGACCAGGTCGAGGTGCTCACGGACAAGAAGCGCATGCCCAGCCGGGACTGGCTCAAGTTCGT from Paucidesulfovibrio longus DSM 6739 encodes the following:
- a CDS encoding peptide-binding protein; amino-acid sequence: MRTLSRLTRRATPLVLLLAFLLAACSGQGGEQPRNDGEPPVVVRPDPGKPVPGGRIVQALLGDASNLIPMLASDTASSEITGQIFVAPLRYNKNLELVPWAAESYEILDGGRLLRFKLREDIRWTDGVPLTAEDVEFTYKLMIDPKTPTPYSGDYDRVKEFKVTGPYSFEVRYDEPFARALVTWAHDILPKHALKGEDLLNTRYSREPLGAGPYRLKEWIPGRRIVLTANEDYFLGRPYIDEIVYRIIPDQATQFLELKAGNLDFMGLSPMDYVYQTSGPDWTERFNKYRYLSAGYTYMAYNLEHPIFSDRRVRRALAHAIDKREIVKGVLLGLGQPAVGPFQPGTWAYRDDIEPFRYDPELARRMLAEAGWEDHDGDGVLDKDGRAFSFTLLTNQGNAQRQRAATIIQYRLAQIGIKVDIRAVEWATFLHEFVDKGRFDALILAWTTPAEPDPYSVWHSDNAKDGGLNFVRYRNPELDRLVDAARRTLDREARRKMYWRVQEILHEDQPYCFLYVPMSLPIVAARVQGIAPAPAGIGYNSDRWWIPEPLQGSQPRLIQ
- a CDS encoding RelA/SpoT family protein, which gives rise to MIRINEITDKVASYIDKPDLALIQKAYVFSAQAHEGVVRRSGEPYISHPLSVAYILAEMQMDEPTVAAGLLHDTVEDTETSLDEIDELFGEEVADIVNGVTKISKMEFESKAMAQGENIRKMILAMAEDIRVLMVKLADRLHNMRTLQYMKSMKQRLIAQETKEIYAPLANRLGLHRLKIELEDLCLQYLHPDIFEQLSEGVRQHHTSGQEYIEKVIDLVSEMLRKNKIRGRVFGRTKHLNSTYNKMLQQKLTLDEVYDLIAFRVVVDSIKDCYAVLGLVHSIWKPVPGRFKDYISTPKANMYQSLHTTVVGPDGERIEIQIRTEEMHRVAEYGVAAHWQYKEGVKGQRKRGPSERDAERFTWLRQIMDWQRELSDPREFMASLRFDLFQDEVYVFTPAGDIKELPEGATPVDFAYAIHTEVGDHCTGGKVNGRIVPLSTPLKNGDQVEVLTDKKRMPSRDWLKFVKTAKARTRIKHYIRTEERARSIALAKELLEKEGRKHGINVVKAMKDGWFAKLADAMSVPSTDELLSQIGYAHITPNKALKRLYALMEGKPEAKELPEAPEEAGGRKPKSKSEGIKISGVDNVLVRFASCCNPLPGEPIIGYITRGRGVTVHRNDCPHLKNFEPERLLTVTWEGQEDHPYPARIRIRCTNQKGMLARITKIFFDEDINIDSGTFESNVDGNSVLEMTVEVRSLDQLYGALSKVKSAGSVKEALRIS